A genomic region of Oncorhynchus mykiss isolate Arlee chromosome 16, USDA_OmykA_1.1, whole genome shotgun sequence contains the following coding sequences:
- the LOC110492905 gene encoding iroquois-class homeodomain protein irx-1-B-like, protein MTAQGYIKSSRGCTYCHSQSDSQDVRTPASQIGFGNFFFERNINMLPGYQIPGLGSQPRVRQQQAPHLAAMTGVPLAYSGLQGYNFIPYPHYGHIAHMNNSFDLKTVSPYYEALLGRGGPFYPQYRPGATDDPSRVAKVATRESTSALKAWLNEHLKNPYPTKGEKIMLAIVTKMSLTQVSTWFANARRRLKKENRVSWAFKGKSDEEEGESDEEKSDVTLQKSALVDEDEIDLQTVDDKVEDIGHRVDNSTPELVDARLEKQSSDDHRDSTRAHGENYVEKSYTKRTSSPSRLGCKDNAECQKPKIWSLAETATSETVKKPHQDNECHPRSTEMGKFWSEWASRNGLYIPRYTAHDIL, encoded by the exons ATGACTGCACAGGGGTATATTAAAAGTTCGCGAGGGTGCACATACTGTCATTCACAATCTGATAGTCAGGACGTAAGGACGCCTGCGTCACAAATTGGATTTGGCAACTTCTTCTTTGAAAGAAACATCAACATGCTCCCTGGATATCAGATACCGGGTTTGGGATCTCAACCCAGGGTACGACAGCAACAAGCCCCTCATCTTGCTGCGATGACTGGGGTCCCTTTGGCATATTCAGGACTACAGGGATACAACTTTATCCCCTATCCACACTACGGACACATTGCGCACATG AACAACTCCTTCGACCTGAAGACTGTCTCTCCGTATTATGAAGCGCTTCTCGGCCGAGGAGGGCCGTTCTACCCACAATACCGACCAGGCGCAACTGATGACCCAAGCAGAGTCGCCAAGGTGgctacccgggaaagcaccagcGCGCTCAAGGCCTGGTTGAACGAGCATCTCAAGAACCCATATCCTACAAAGGGCGAGAAGATCATGCTTGCCATCGTAACCAAGATGAGCCTCACGCAGGTGTCAACTTGGTTTGCCAACGCCAGGCGACGGCTGAAGAAGGAGAATAGGGTGAGCTGGGCGTTCAAGGGGAAATCTGACGAGGAGGAGGGCGAAAGCGACGAGGAGAAGAGTGATGTCACTCTGCAGAAAAGCGCTTTGGTTGATGAAGACGAAATAGATCTTCAAACCGTCGATGACAAGGTGGAGGATATTGGACATAGAGTGGACAACTCAACGCCAGAGTTGGTGGATGCACGCCTGGAGAAACAATCAAGCGATGACCATAGAGACAGCACGCGTGCTCACGGGGAAAATTATGTCGAAAAGAGTTACACCAAACGCACATCATCCCCATCTCGTCTAGGATGTAAGGACAACGCTGAGTGTCAAAAGCCCAAAATATGGTCTTTGGCAGAAACCGCGACCTCGGAAACGGTGAAAAAGCCCCACCAGGACAATGAGTGTCATCCCAGGAGCACAGAAATGGGCAAATTCTGGTCAGAATGGGCATCAAGGAATGGACTGTATATTCCCAGATATACTGCTCACGATATTCTTTAA